A stretch of the Vitis riparia cultivar Riparia Gloire de Montpellier isolate 1030 chromosome 13, EGFV_Vit.rip_1.0, whole genome shotgun sequence genome encodes the following:
- the LOC117929164 gene encoding WAT1-related protein At2g39510-like, with protein MASISYTSYLAHKAINSSMGKEDYSLRVQIMQAKPILAVVLLQFGYAGLSIIAKHALDAGMNHYTFIVYRHVIAAAVIAPFAIVLERKRWPRMTFSIFAKIMLMGLLEPVIDQNLYYVGMKNTTATFTTAMSNIIPAFTFLIALVLRLEKVNLRRLHSQAKVVGTMVTVGGAMLMTLVKGPVPDLPWTKGRHHHQSSTSQQQHPIKGALMIAAGCVCWACFLNLQAHTVKSYPAQLSLTTLICLMGALEGAIVTLIIEHSNASIWVIPKGPTLCAVLYGGIVCSAIAYYIQGVIMGEKGPVFVSSFNPLSMIIVAILSSFIFAEALHLGMVLGAVVIIIGLYLILWGKSKDQPEGVQLLPIDQQMARMNGNAETLNGDSVTKVTVEECV; from the exons ATGGCTTCTATTTCATATACCAGCTACCTAGCTCATAAAGCAATAAACAGCAGTATGGGCAAGGAGGATTACTCGCTGAGGGTGCAGATTATGCAGGCAAAGCCAATTTTGGCGGTGGTTTTGTTGCAGTTTGGCTATGCAGGGTTGAGTATAATTGCAAAGCATGCACTAGACGCAGGGATGAACCACTACACTTTCATCGTCTACCGCCATGTCATTGCAGCTGCTGTCATTGCTCCTTTTGCTATTGTCTTAGAAAG GAAAAGGTGGCCAAGGATGACTTTCTCCATCTTTGCGAAGATAATGCTGATGGGGTTACTAGA GCCTGTGATTGATCAGAACCTGTACTATGTGGGGATGAAGAACACAACTGCAACTTTTACCACTGCTATGAGCAATATTATTCCTGCATTCACATTTCTAATAGCTTTGGTCCTCAG GCTAGAGAAGGTGAATCTGAGAAGACTGCATAGCCAGGCAAAGGTGGTGGGGACAATGGTAACAGTGGGGGGAGCTATGCTTATGACACTGGTTAAAGGGCCTGTACCAGACCTGCCATGGACTAAAGGAAGACACCATCATCAATCTTCTACTAGTCAGCAACAACATCCCATTAAAGGTGCCCTCATGATCGCAGCAGGCTGTGTATGCTGGGCATGTTTCCTGAATCTACAA GCACATACGGTGAAGTCATATCCAGCTCAGCTCTCCCTCACCACTTTGATATGTCTGATGGGGGCTCTCGAAGGTGCCATAGTCACCCTTATTATTGAACACAGCAATGCCTCAATCTGGGTTATACCCAAGGGTCCTACACTATGTGCTGTTCTCTATGGT GGGATAGTGTGTTCAGCCATTGCTTATTACATTCAAGGAGTGATAATGGGAGAAAAGGGACCGGTTTTTGTGTCGTCTTTTAATCCTCTGAGCATGATTATTGTTGCCATTCTGAGCTCCTTCATTTTTGCTGAGGCACTCCACTTGGGAAT GGTTCTTGGAGCAGTAGTCATTATCATCGGCCTATATCTAATTTTATGGGGTAAGAGCAAGGATCAACCAGAGGGAGTCCAGCTGCTGCCAATTGATCAACAAATGGCTAGAATGAATGGGAATGCAGAGACCTTAAATGGTGATTCCGTTACCAAAGTGACAGTCGAGGAATGTGTTTGA
- the LOC117928148 gene encoding uncharacterized protein LOC117928148 isoform X2 yields the protein MAFHKNSIWARNAGCLTDGEKVYDDSSGNEQKRGQQWLMDATEPELFCNKKQAVEAVNSWNISGISNMNDSPCGNISSFASVSGPLLDRLFGTDLKIIHPLSRNIPSASTGNMDMGRKGFEFPFRSDSSFGLSMSHAIADPSFNYSGIRKVKVNEVRDSDNGMPVGMGHFYNRGGYNMISAGSAYNKSDYSNISLGPVYNNGNQNTISMGAYFNKATSNFGSISHTFNQETGNPISMGHTYHKVDRSVLPMGHFYDKGNGNFLSKVQQHGKEDGSIMSMSPAYNKGHEKFISMGPSYSEANGNFGTMGMVYSKHNDDIMSMGPTNDRVETGNVSLCLTYDNEDSSILSMGHNYNKGQNNTVSFGGFHEEPETNSSGRIIGSYDLLMSRSSAQAPEAVCQKDAQASEILCQQDARASGVLGQKDTQASEILGQKDAQTSQVLTQKDAQSSEIPGQQEVQTSEQVLSQKYLAQSNADPAASCTPKATSKTDTVSKNKQINTKKDSSSHFPLNVKSLLSTGMFDGVPVKYVSWTREKSVRGVIKGSGYLCSCKDCNSSNCLNAYEFERHANCKTKHPNNHIYFENGKTIYAVVQELKNTPQDKLFEVIQNVTGCPINQKNFQTWKASYQAATVELQRIYGKDGAAGPILK from the exons ATG GCTTTCCACAAGAATAGCATTTGGGCAAGAAATGCTGGGTGTCTAACTGATGGAGAGAAAGTTTATGATGATTCCTCCGGAAATGAACAGAAGCGTGGTCAACAATGGCTTATGGATGCAACAGAGCCAGAACTGTTCTGCAACAAGAAGCAAGCAGTAGAAGCTGTTAACAGCTGGAATATTTCAGGAATTTCAAATATGAATGATTCTCCATGTGGaaacatttcaagttttgcATCTGTTTCAGGGCCATTGTTGGACCGCCTATTTGGAACTGACCTTAAAATAATTCATCCTCTTAGCAGGAACATTCCATCTGCTAGTACTGGGAATATGGATATGGGAAGAAAGGGATTTGAGTTTCCATTCAGAAGTGATTCCTCGTTTGGTTTATCTATGTCTCATGCTATAGCAGATCCATCTTTCAACTACAGTGGAATCAGAAAAGTTAAAGTGAATGAAGTGAGGGACTCTGACAATGGCATGCCTGTAGGAATGGGGCACTTCTATAATAGGGGAGGTTACAATATGATTTCAGCTGGCTCAGCCTATAATAAGAGTGATTACAGCAACATTTCACTGGGCCCAGTTTATAATAATGGTAATCAGAATACTATTTCAATGGGTGCTTACTTTAATAAGGCAACTTCCAATTTTGGCTCAATAAGTCATACCTTCAACCAGGAAACCGGCAATCCCATATCAATGGGTCATACCTATCACAAAGTGGATAGGAGTGTGTTGCCCATGGGTCATTTCTATGACAAGGGGaatggaaattttttatcaaaggTTCAGCAGCATGGAAAGGAAGATGGCAGTATCATGTCAATGAGTCCTGCTTATAACAAGGGGCACGAGAAATTTATTTCAATGGGCCCTTCCTACAGTGAAGCAAATGGTAATTTCGGTACAATGGGTATGGTCTATAGTAAGCACAATGATGATATCATGTCCATGGGTCCGACCAATGATAGGGTGGAGACCGGTAATGTGTCATTGTGTCTCACCTATGACAACGAAGATTCTAGCATTTTATCTATGGGCCACAACTACAATAAGGGCCAGAACAATACTGTCTCATTTGGAGGCTTTCATGAAGAACCTGAGACAAATTCTTCTGGCAGGATCATTGGCAGCTATGATTTGTTGATGAGTCGGTCATCAGCACAAGCTCCAGAAGCAGTTTGCCAGAAAGATGCTCAAGCTTCAGAAATACTTTGTCAGCAAGATGCACGAGCCTCAGGAGTACTCGGCCAGAAAGATACTCAAGCTTCAGAAATACTTGGCCAGAAAGATGCTCAAACTTCACAAGTACTTACCCAGAAAGATGCTCAATCGTCAGAAATACCTGGCCAGCAAGAAGTACAAACTTCAGAACAAGTACTTAGCCAAAAATATTTGGCTCAATCGAATGCTGATCCAGCTGCTAGTTGCACACCAAAAGCTACTTCTAAAACCGATACTGTCTCAAAAAATAAACAGATAAATACTAAAAAGGATTCCTCAAGCCACTTTCCTTTGAATGTTAAAAGCTTGTTATCAACTGGTATGTTTGATGGGGTTCCTGTGAAGTATGTTTCATGGACACGGGAG AAGAGTGTTCGAGGAGTTATAAAAGGGAGTGGGTATTTGTGCAGCTGTAAGGACTGCAATAGCTCTAAT TGTCTTAATGCTTATGAGTTTGAGCGCCATGCTAATTGCAAGACCAAacacccaaacaatcatatttaCTTCGAGAATGGGAAAACCATTTATGCAGTGGTCCAAGAGCTGAAAAACACTCCTCAAGACAAGCTTTTTGAAGTGATTCAAAATGTAACTGGATGTCCTATTAATCAGAAGAATTTTCAAACTTGGAAAG CATCATATCAGGCGGCAACAGTTGAACTTCAGCGTATCTATGGAAAGGATGGAGCTGCAGGACCAATCTTGAAATAA
- the LOC117928148 gene encoding uncharacterized protein LOC117928148 isoform X1 produces MDSAVLAFHKNSIWARNAGCLTDGEKVYDDSSGNEQKRGQQWLMDATEPELFCNKKQAVEAVNSWNISGISNMNDSPCGNISSFASVSGPLLDRLFGTDLKIIHPLSRNIPSASTGNMDMGRKGFEFPFRSDSSFGLSMSHAIADPSFNYSGIRKVKVNEVRDSDNGMPVGMGHFYNRGGYNMISAGSAYNKSDYSNISLGPVYNNGNQNTISMGAYFNKATSNFGSISHTFNQETGNPISMGHTYHKVDRSVLPMGHFYDKGNGNFLSKVQQHGKEDGSIMSMSPAYNKGHEKFISMGPSYSEANGNFGTMGMVYSKHNDDIMSMGPTNDRVETGNVSLCLTYDNEDSSILSMGHNYNKGQNNTVSFGGFHEEPETNSSGRIIGSYDLLMSRSSAQAPEAVCQKDAQASEILCQQDARASGVLGQKDTQASEILGQKDAQTSQVLTQKDAQSSEIPGQQEVQTSEQVLSQKYLAQSNADPAASCTPKATSKTDTVSKNKQINTKKDSSSHFPLNVKSLLSTGMFDGVPVKYVSWTREKSVRGVIKGSGYLCSCKDCNSSNCLNAYEFERHANCKTKHPNNHIYFENGKTIYAVVQELKNTPQDKLFEVIQNVTGCPINQKNFQTWKASYQAATVELQRIYGKDGAAGPILK; encoded by the exons ATGGATTCTGCTGTGCTG GCTTTCCACAAGAATAGCATTTGGGCAAGAAATGCTGGGTGTCTAACTGATGGAGAGAAAGTTTATGATGATTCCTCCGGAAATGAACAGAAGCGTGGTCAACAATGGCTTATGGATGCAACAGAGCCAGAACTGTTCTGCAACAAGAAGCAAGCAGTAGAAGCTGTTAACAGCTGGAATATTTCAGGAATTTCAAATATGAATGATTCTCCATGTGGaaacatttcaagttttgcATCTGTTTCAGGGCCATTGTTGGACCGCCTATTTGGAACTGACCTTAAAATAATTCATCCTCTTAGCAGGAACATTCCATCTGCTAGTACTGGGAATATGGATATGGGAAGAAAGGGATTTGAGTTTCCATTCAGAAGTGATTCCTCGTTTGGTTTATCTATGTCTCATGCTATAGCAGATCCATCTTTCAACTACAGTGGAATCAGAAAAGTTAAAGTGAATGAAGTGAGGGACTCTGACAATGGCATGCCTGTAGGAATGGGGCACTTCTATAATAGGGGAGGTTACAATATGATTTCAGCTGGCTCAGCCTATAATAAGAGTGATTACAGCAACATTTCACTGGGCCCAGTTTATAATAATGGTAATCAGAATACTATTTCAATGGGTGCTTACTTTAATAAGGCAACTTCCAATTTTGGCTCAATAAGTCATACCTTCAACCAGGAAACCGGCAATCCCATATCAATGGGTCATACCTATCACAAAGTGGATAGGAGTGTGTTGCCCATGGGTCATTTCTATGACAAGGGGaatggaaattttttatcaaaggTTCAGCAGCATGGAAAGGAAGATGGCAGTATCATGTCAATGAGTCCTGCTTATAACAAGGGGCACGAGAAATTTATTTCAATGGGCCCTTCCTACAGTGAAGCAAATGGTAATTTCGGTACAATGGGTATGGTCTATAGTAAGCACAATGATGATATCATGTCCATGGGTCCGACCAATGATAGGGTGGAGACCGGTAATGTGTCATTGTGTCTCACCTATGACAACGAAGATTCTAGCATTTTATCTATGGGCCACAACTACAATAAGGGCCAGAACAATACTGTCTCATTTGGAGGCTTTCATGAAGAACCTGAGACAAATTCTTCTGGCAGGATCATTGGCAGCTATGATTTGTTGATGAGTCGGTCATCAGCACAAGCTCCAGAAGCAGTTTGCCAGAAAGATGCTCAAGCTTCAGAAATACTTTGTCAGCAAGATGCACGAGCCTCAGGAGTACTCGGCCAGAAAGATACTCAAGCTTCAGAAATACTTGGCCAGAAAGATGCTCAAACTTCACAAGTACTTACCCAGAAAGATGCTCAATCGTCAGAAATACCTGGCCAGCAAGAAGTACAAACTTCAGAACAAGTACTTAGCCAAAAATATTTGGCTCAATCGAATGCTGATCCAGCTGCTAGTTGCACACCAAAAGCTACTTCTAAAACCGATACTGTCTCAAAAAATAAACAGATAAATACTAAAAAGGATTCCTCAAGCCACTTTCCTTTGAATGTTAAAAGCTTGTTATCAACTGGTATGTTTGATGGGGTTCCTGTGAAGTATGTTTCATGGACACGGGAG AAGAGTGTTCGAGGAGTTATAAAAGGGAGTGGGTATTTGTGCAGCTGTAAGGACTGCAATAGCTCTAAT TGTCTTAATGCTTATGAGTTTGAGCGCCATGCTAATTGCAAGACCAAacacccaaacaatcatatttaCTTCGAGAATGGGAAAACCATTTATGCAGTGGTCCAAGAGCTGAAAAACACTCCTCAAGACAAGCTTTTTGAAGTGATTCAAAATGTAACTGGATGTCCTATTAATCAGAAGAATTTTCAAACTTGGAAAG CATCATATCAGGCGGCAACAGTTGAACTTCAGCGTATCTATGGAAAGGATGGAGCTGCAGGACCAATCTTGAAATAA
- the LOC117928867 gene encoding zinc finger protein ZAT12-like: MTMKRMRDGEHESVSIANCLMLLSRGTDYDSIARVPSRVFECKTCNRQFPSFQALGGHRASHKKPRLMALNGDDPAQLQSSPLKPKTHECSICGLEFAIGQALGGHMRRHRAAASGATQALSETTSSSSPPPPQAPVLKKPNSGRFLCLDLNLTPLENIDLQFQLGKVASMVDCFP; the protein is encoded by the coding sequence ATGACCATGAAGAGGATGAGAGATGGAGAGCACGAGAGCGTCAGCATAGCCAACTGCTTGATGCTGCTCTCACGGGGAACCGACTACGACTCCATCGCTAGAGTCCCCAGTCGAGTCTTCGAGTGCAAGACCTGTAACCGGCAGTTCCCGTCGTTCCAGGCGCTGGGCGGCCACCGGGCCAGCCACAAGAAGCCAAGACTGATGGCCCTGAACGGCGACGACCCGGCGCAGTTGCAGAGCTCGCCGTTGAAGCCCAAGACCCACGAATGCTCCATCTGCGGCCTGGAGTTCGCGATAGGGCAAGCCCTGGGAGGCCACATGAGAAGGCACAGAGCCGCAGCATCCGGTGCTACCCAGGCCCTGAGCGAAACGACGTCGTCGTCTTCCCCACCACCTCCTCAAGCGCCCGTTCTGAAGAAACCCAACAGCGGGAGATTTTTGTGTTTAGATCTGAACTTGACTCCTCTGGAGAATATCGATTTGCAGTTTCAGCTTGGGAAGGTGGCTTCCATGGTTGATTGTTTCCCTTAA